The region AATTATTCCATTATTTGATGCTCGACGTGAGACTGTATTTGCAGGTGTATATGATGGTAAAACTCATAATGTTGTTTTAGAAGATGGACACTATGAATTACGTCAATTATTGGAGCATTTAAAGGAAAGTCCTAAAACAATGTATTTCCTTGGCAATGATGTAAGTCGCTATTGGGATTTAATTGTTGAATATTTGGGAGAACAGGCAGTTCAAACGACTGATGAGGAGTTAAATATCCCACATGCGAGTATGCTTATAGAATGTGCTAAAGATGTTAAACCAGTTGAGAATATTCATTTATTTGTACCTAAATATCATCGTTTGCCTGAAGCTGAAATGAATTGGCTATTAGAACAGAAGAAGTAGGGATAGTATGATGATTAGAAAGATGAAGGAATCGGATATTTCTGTATTAAATCAAATACATGAAGAACTTTTTCATCAGAGTTTTAATTTTGTTGATTATGCAGCAGAAAAGATGTTTCATTATGGAATTGTACTAGAAGACAAAGGTGAGATTTTAGGATATTTAGTAGGCCAGTTAGTATTTGAAATGGGCGATTTATTTTATATTGCAGTTAATCCTACTAAACGTGGAAATGGATATGGATTAAAGCTTATGGATAAGTTTATTTCTGATGCGAAGTGTTTACTCGCTGAGACGATTTCTCTAGAGGTTCGTGTGAGTAATCAACCTGCCATTTCACTTTATGAAAAGTGTGGGTTTTTACGTGCGAGCGTACGAAAGAATTATTATTCAGATGGTGAAGATGCTTTATTGATGGTTTATTATTTTAATACATAGAAATGGTGGTTTGAATGAAAAAAGATGTTTTAGTATTAGCAGTAGAGAGTAGTTGTGATGAAACGAGTGTTGCTGTTGTTAAAAATGGTACTGAGATTTTAGCCAATATTGTAGCATCACAAATTAAGAGTCATCAACGCTTCGGTGGTGTTGTTCCAGAGGTTGCGAGTCGTCATCACGTTGAGAGTATAACGGGTGTATTTGAGGAAGCTTTAGAGGTGGCTAACGTAACATGGAGTGATATTGATGCGATTGCTGTGACAGAGGGTCCAGGATTAGTAGGATCATTGTTAATTGGAATTAATGCAGCTAAGGTGTTATCATTTGTTCATAATATTCCGTTAGTGGGAGTTCATCATATTGCAGGTCATATTTATGCGAATCAGTTAGTAGAACCTTTAGAGTTTCCGTTATTGGCTTTAGTTGTGTCTGGTGGTCATACTGAATTAGTTTATATGAAAGATCATTATGATTTTGAAGTGATTGGTGAAACATTAGATGATGCTGTGGGTGAGGCATATGATAAGGTTGCTCGTACGTTAAAATTACCGTATCCAGGTGGGCCTCATATTGATCGTTTAGCAGCTGAGGGTGAGGATATATATAAATTACCTCGTGTTTGGTTAGACAAAGAGGCGTATGATTTTAGTTTCTCAGGATTAAAGTCTGCGGTTATTAATACGGTTCATAATGCTACGCAACGTGGGCAAGAGATTGTTCCACAAAATTTAGCAGCAAGTTTTCAAGCGAGTGTTGTTGAGGTATTAGTAGAGAAAACGATGCGTGCTGCCCGTCAGTATGGTGTTAAACAGATTATTGTAGCTGGTGGAGTATCAGCTAATAAGGGATTGCGTCATGCACTTGAAGAGGCTGTATCGAAAAATTCTGATGTAAAGTTAACGATTCCGCCATTATCTCTTTGTACAGATAATGCAGCAATGATTGGAGCTGCCGGAACACAAGCTTATTTAAAAGGACATCGTAGTGGTCTTGATATGAATGGAATGCCAGGAATGGAATTACAATCTTTATAGTCTTTAAATCGGTATATCGAGAGGTATACCAATTTTTTTATGTTTAAATATTTAAAAAGAACAAATGAATTCTTAGTTATTGAGAGTGATTTATATTAATAGTGTAAAGGTAATTGTTTCGAGATCTCATTATATAAAAAACTCTATCTGTGTAGATAGAGTTATAGGTGGTTAGATTATTTATTTCTCGCAGCATGACGTGCACGATTAGCTTTTGCATAAGCTTCACGAGCATTTTTATAATGGATGCCTCCTTCATTATTTAATGCTTTTGCCCATTCACGATGTCCGACTTTTGTCCAATGACTTGCGATTCTGTCATAAGTGGTATTTTTATTAATTCCACGTGACATTTAGCACTCCCCCTTTTGTTACATTATATTCAGCGGATTATCGCAATATTCTAAAAATATAGAAAAAAAGTCTCGATTTTCGAGACTTTTTTTGGTTACGCTAGTGATTCCCATGTTTCCATTGCATCAGCTAATAATTGTTCAAGTTCTTCAATGCGTGATTGAACTTCCGCTGATTTTTGTGTATCAAGGTAAACTTCTTCTTTGAAGAGTTCAGCTTGATTATAAGCTAATTCTTCTTCGTATTCTGAAATTTTTGTTTCGATATCTTCTAATTGACGTTTACGTTGTTGCTCTAAGCGACGTTGCTCTTTTTGTTTTTGATAATCAGTTATGGTTGATTCATCATTTTTCTTAGAGTTTTCGGCTTGTAGTGCTGCTTCTTTTTCAGCTAATTGTTGTTTTTTTTCAGTGTAGTCTGAATAGTTTCCAATATATGAAGTTACACCATGTGGAGTAACCTCTAAAACACGTGTCGCAATTTTATCGATGAAGTAACGGTCATGAGAGATGAAAAAGACAGTCCCTTCATAGTCTTCAAGTGATAATTCAAGCATTTCTTTACTATCAATATCTAAGTGGTTAGTCGGCTCATCGAGTAATAAGAAGTTGTTTTTTTCAAGCATGAGCTTACATAATGTGAGTCGAACTTTTTCTCCACCGGATAACTGATTAACGGTTTTAAAGACATCATCACCTGTAAATAAAAAGTTTCCAAGTAAGGTACGAATATCTTTTTCAAGTCGTCCAGGGAAACAATTCCAAACTTCATTTAAGACTGTATTGCTAGAGTTTAGGTTAGCCTGCTCTTGATCGAAATATCCCATATCTAAGCTTTTTCCATAATAGATATCTCCTTTAAGTGGGGGAAGGGTTTGTGCAACTGTTTTCAAAATAGTTGATTTTCCGATTCCATTAGGACCGATTAAAGCTACTCGATCAAGTCGATTAATTTGAAAGTTTAAATCGTCTGTAATCACCTGATTGTCGTACCCAACGCTTAAATTTTCTACTTTTAAAACGTCATTTCCACTGCGACGGTCAATTTCAAATGTGATTCCAATTGATTTATCGTTAATTTTAGGTATTTCAATACGTTCCATTTTCTCAAGTTTTTTACGTCGAGATTGGGCTTGCTTTGTCGTAGAGGCACGAACGATATTACGGCTAATGAAGTCTTCCATTTTTGAGATTTCTTTTTGTTGCTTTTCGTATTGTTTCATTAAAGAGCTATAAGCAACGGCTTTTTGGTCGATATAGTCTGAGTAATTTCCTTTGTATTTCGTACATTTTCTATATTCAATTTCATAAATAGTTGTAGCAATTTGGTCGATAAAGAAACGGTCGTGGGATACGATAACAACGGCGCCTGAATATTTTTTTAGGTATCCTTCTAACCATTCAATTGTATCAATATCTAAGTGGTTGGTTGGCTCATCGAGAATTAAGATATCTGGTTTTTGAAGTAGAAGTTTTGCTAACGCTAAGCGGGTTTTTTGTCCTCCACTTAAGTTTGAAATTTTTTGGTCAAAACCAATTTCATTGAATTTGAATCGATTTAAAATGTTATTAATTTCAGCTTCATAGGTGTAGCCACTCATTAATTCAAATTGGTGATTCATATTTTGGTATTGTTCGATAATTTTTAGGTAGGCTTCAGTTGTAGGATCAATTTCAGCCATTTTTAAACTTAATTCTTCTAATTGTTTCTTTAATTGAAGTGTTTTACTAAATACTTTTAACATTTCATTATAAATAGTATCGTCTGAATTAACATGGCTTGATTGTGCAAAATAACCAAGGATGACGCTTTGGGGTTTATGGATTTCACCTGAGTCAAAGTCAATTTCATCTGCAATCATTTTTAGTAGTGTTGATTTTCCAGCTCCATTACGTCCAACAACTGCTATGCGCTCACCCTTTTTGACTTCAAATTGGACGTTTTCAAGAATTGGCGTTCCTGAATAGAGTTTCGTCAATTTACTTGTTTGTAATAAAATCATGGTCTATCTCCTTTAAAAAGTTACGTTGTTTGAATTTAGTTTTTAAGGTTATGAGGTTATTAAAAACTCTGTGACTTTAATAATAAGTATAATGCTTAATCTCAAGATGTGCAACGGACACTAATGTAAATAAGGGACGATTTTTGAAGTAATTTAACATATAGACGTTTTATGCTCGTGACAGTATTCACATTGCATTATTTTCATGATATTATTTTAATATGGTAAAGGAGGTTTTTTATGCTATCAAATATTCCGAATGCAACAATAAAAAGATTAGCATTATACCGTCGCTGTTTCGTTGAATTAGATGAGATGGGGGTAAAACGAATTCAATCAAGCGAATTGAGCCAAAAAATTGGAATCGATTCAGCTACAATTCGTCGTGATTTTTCATATTTAGGTGAATTAGGACGCCAAGGTTATGGTTATGAAGTTAGAATTGTACTAGAAGCATTCAATAACTTGTTAAAAACAGAAGACGTTCAAAGCTGTGTTTTAATTGGGGTAGGTAACTTAGGACGTGCCTTATTAAAATATTTTAGTTCAGATAAATTCAAAAAACGCGTCTTCAGAACACCAGTTAACTTAGTTGCTGGGTTTGATACGGATGAGTCATTAGTGGGACAATGTATCGGCGATTTACCTTTATACCATTTAGATAGTTTAAAGGATTATATTGAGGAGCATAAAGTAACATATGTTATTTTAACGGTACCACCAACGGTAGCACAAGCTGTCGCTACATCATTAGAAGGATTGGGAATCAAAGGGATTTTAAACTTGTCATCAACAGTAATTAATGTGAGTGAAGAGATTACAGTTCATGAAGTTGATTTAAATATGGAACTAGAAACGTTATTCTTTTATGTATTCCAAAAAGAACAAGCGGGACGATAATTTATAAGGGATGTTATATGAGGGGGAAAAGCTTATAATCTTTAGGATTATAAGCTTTTTTATTGAATAAAAAGTGTCGAAATGACGCAAATTTTATAAGAATAAGGAGTTTTTATTATGTAAATGTAAGCGTCATAATTAATCTGTGGTTTATAATGGAAAAATCTTTTGTTTTGGTTGAAAAAAGGTTATAACCTAAGTATAATAAAAAGCGATGAGATGGGGAGAGTTGATGGTGATCATATAGACATCAATCAAATAATGACCATGGATTCAAATTTAAATTTCGATGCGTTGCATTCTTAGGAAGCGACAGTGGAGGAGAAGAAAAATGAATAGTACAAGAAAGAAAACAAAATTTTTAGTTTTACTGACAATGTTTTGTAGTATTGAGGTCGTTTTAATGTTTACACCACTTGGATTTATTCCACTTGGTCCAATTCGCGCGACAACATTGCATATTCCGGTTATTTTAGCGGGGATGTTACTTGGCGTTAAAGGTGGAGCAATAACTGGTTTAGTCTTTGGACTTGGAAGTGTGTTAATTAATACGATTACCCCAACGATTACATCGTTTGTATTTACTCCGTTTTATTCATTGGGTGAGTATCACGGGAATTTAATGAGTTTAGTCATCGCAATTGGCCCACGTGTATTACTTGGAGTCATGAGTGCATTGTTATATACTTGGTTTAAGAAACGAAATCATAATGTTGCAGGTAGTGCTGTTACGGCATTGGTCTGTACGATTATGCATAGTGTTTTAGTTTTAGGTATGATTTATTTATTCTTTGGTCCAAGCTATGCAGCGGCTAAAGGGGTAGATGTTTCAGAATTATTTGTGCTTTTAATGGGACTTATCACAACAAATAGTGTGTTAGAAGCAATTTTAGCCACTGTTGTAACGACACCATTAGTTAAGGTATTAGAGCCGATGATGAAGAAGGTGATGTAATTGAGCAAAAAGACGATTGTCTTAGGTGTCACGGGCGGTATTGCAGCATTTAAAAGTGCTCAGATTGCTAGTAATTTATATAAAAAGGGCTATGATGTCCATGTGATTATGACTAAAAATGCAACCGAGTTTATTCAGCCGTTAACATTTGAAACGTTAACTCATAATCGAGTATCAATTGATACGTTCGATCGTAATTTTGAGTATAATGTGAATCATATTTCATTGGCACAACGAGCAGATTTATTTGTAGTGGCTCCAGCATCAGCAAATTGTATTGCTAAGTTTGCTCATGGATTAGCAGATGATATGTTATCAACAACATTTTTAGCAGCGTCTTGTCCTAAATTAATTGCACCTGCAATGAATACGGGAATGTTAACTAATCCTATTACACAACGAAATATCAAGATGTGTAAAGAAGCTGGTATGCAATTTATTGAATCAGGCAGCGGTTATTTGGCTTGCGGTGATATTGGTGCCGGAAGATTAGCTGATGTAGATGATATTATGGATGCTATTGAATGGGCAATCGTTAAAGAAAAGCCACTTGAAGGAGTCAAGGTTGTTGTAACGGCAGGTCCTACACAGGAAGATTTAGACCCGGTTCGGTTTATTACGAATCACTCAAGTGGAAAAATGGGGTATTCAGTAGCCCGCGCAGCTAGAAATTTAGGAGCAAATGTAACGTTAATTTCAGGTCCGGTTAATTTAAGAAAGCCAGTGGGAATTGAAGTTATTAACGTTCGTACGGCAACGGAAATGTTTGAAGTATTCGATTCATTAAAGTCTCAGTATGATATTTTAATTAAATCAGCAGCTGTTTCAGATTACGGTGTTGAATCTGTTGCAAATCAAAAGTTGAAAAAATCTGGTGATCGATTGACTTTAGAATTTGTTATGAATCAAGATATTTTAGCTTATGCTGGTCAACATAAATTACCGCATCAAGTGGTTTGTGGATTCGCAATGGAGACTGAAAATTTAGTCGAGTTTGCGACTAAAAAATTAATAAATAAGAAAGCTGACATGATTGTTGCTAATCAGTTAACAGATGAAGGTGCAGGCTTTAATAAAGATACAAATTTAGTTACATTTATTACGGAATCGAACTGTGAGAAGCTTGATTTAATGAGTAAAGAGGCAGTTGGATATGAGATTTTAAGTCGTCTGATGACGATGTTAATGGAGAAAAGAGGAGAAGTATGTTAGTTGTTATTGACGTAGGAAATACAAACATTACATTAGGTGTGTATAATCAAGATGAGCTAATTGCTAATTTTCGATTAACAACTAAGATGCAAAGAACGTCAGATGAGTTTGGAATTACGATTTTGTCGTTTTTCCGTACGAAGGATATTAACCCTTTATCGATTGAAGCTGTCTTAATTTCTAGTGTTGTGCCGAAGGTTATGCATTCTTTAACTAATGGAATTCGTAAGTATTTTAACTTAGAGCCGATGATTGTAGGTCCTGGCGTGAAAACAGGTATTTCGATTAAAACAGAAAATCCAAAAGAGGTTGGAGCAGACCGAATTGTAGATATCGCAGCCGCTTATCATATTTATGGAGGACCTGCGCTAGTGATTGATTTCGGAACGGCGACAACGTATGATTATGTTAATGAATTTGGAGAATTTGAGTTTGGCGTAACTTCACCTGGAATTGAAATTTGTGCTCAAGCATTATGGACTCAAGCTGCTAAATTACCAGAGATTGAAATCAAAAAGCCTGAGTCAATTGTGTGCCGAAATACAATTACAAGCATGCAAGGTGGACTTGTCTTTGGATATATTGGACAAACTGAATATATTATTAAAAAGGTTAAAGAGCAAGTTGGCAAGGATCTTAAGGTTATTGCAACTGGGGGTCTTGGTCGAATTATTTTTAATGAAACGGATATGATTGATGTTTATGATCCAGATTTAGGATTTAAGGGAATGAAAATCATCTATCAAAAGACAAAACAAAATTAGAGAAATAAAAAGTTAGGAAGATTTTAAATCGTTCTAACTTTTTTCATTTCTCGACAAGTAGCATTTTAATAATTGGAATGCTCAATAAAATTAAGCATATTTATGGAAAGAGTGACTATAATAAATAGGAATTTGGTTTTTATCTATTGCCAATATTTATTAGTATTTGTATAATCAACACAGTAGCACTCTTACATCTTGAGTGCTAAAACGAGGAGGGAACATTATGTTAAAACCACTGAATAATCATGTTGTACTTGAAGTTGTAGAAGTTGAACTAACAACGGCAAGTGGAATTATTCTTTCAAGAGAAGCTGCAAAGCCAAGTCATTCTGAAGGTGTTATTTTGGCTGTGGGAGAAGGGCGTATTCTTGATAATGGACAACGTTTACCACTTGATGTTATGGTGGGACAACGTGTTATCTATAATGGATTTGGTGGAACTAAGGTCAACCATCAAGGGAAGGATTTAGTGATTGTTTCATCTGAGGATATTTTAGCAATTGTTGAATAATTGATATTAAAATAGTTTAAATATAGGTGATAAGGGAGGAATTTTAATGGCAAAAGAAATTTTATTTGCTGAAGATGCTCGTCGTGCGATGATTCGTGGTGTGGATAAGTTAGCTGATACAGTAAAAGTAACGCTTGGACCTAAAGGAAGAAATGTAATCCTTGAGCAAAAATTTGGAGCACCTCAAATTATTAATGATGGGGTTTCGATTGCAAAGGAAATTGAACTTGAGGATAAGTTTGAAAACATGGGAGCTCGTTTAGTGGCTCAAGTAGCAAGTCGTACGAATGATGTAGCAGGTGATGGGACAACGACGGCTACGGTTTTAGCACAAGCTATGATTCGTGAAGGAAATAAAAATATTGTAGCAGGTGCAAATCCAATGACGATTCGTCGTGGAATGGAACGCGCTGTTAAGGTTGCGGTTGAAGCATTAAAATCGGCTTCTAAACCGATTGAAGGAAAAGAATCGATTGCTAATGTTGCAGCTATTTCTGCAGCTGATGAGGAAATTGGTAAGTTAATTGCAGAAGCAATGGAACGTGTTGGAAATGATGGTGTGATTACATTAGAAGAGTCTAAAGGATTCGAAACAACAATGGATATTGTTGAAGGAATGCAATTTGATCGCGGATATTTATCATCATATATGGTAACTGATACAGATAAAATGGAAGCAATTTTAGATAATCCATATATTTTAGTGACGGATTCAAAAATCTCGACTTTACAAGATATTTTACCAATTCTTGAACAATTAGTTCAAACGGGTCGTCCAATGGTGATTGTGGCAGATGATGTTGAAAATGAAGCGTTGGCAGCTTTAGTTGTAAATAAGTTACGTGGAACATTTAATGTTGTAGCGATTAAAGCTCCTGGATTTGGAGATCGTCGTAAACGTATGCTTGAAGATATTTCAATTTTAACGGGTGCAGAGTTAATCACTGAAGAGCTAGGATTAGAGTTAAAAAATACAACTCTTGATCAATGTGGTCATGCAGGACGTGTTATTGTAACAAAAGATCATACAACGATGGTTGAAGGTGCCGGATCACAAATTGATATTCAAGCTCGTATTGCTCAAATTCGTGCAGAACTTGAAAATACAACGTCTGAATTTGATCGTGAAAAATTACAAGAACGTTTAGCAAAACTTTGCGGTGGAGTTGCGGTTATTAAAGTAGGTGCTGCAACTGAAACAGAATTGAAAGAGCGTAAATTACGTATCGAAGATGCGTTAAATGCAACACGTGCAGCGGTTCAAGAAGGAATTGTTGCTGGTGGTGGAACAGCCTATATGAATATTTATAATGAAGTAGCTCGAATTGATGCTAAAGGTGATGAAGCGACAGGAGTTAAAATTGTTTTAAAGGCATTAGAAGCTCCAGTACGCCAAATTGCTGAAAATGCAGGAATCGATGGATCAGTTATTGTGTATCGATTAAAAGAATTAGAAACTGGATTTGGATATAATGCGGCAACTGATGAGTTTGTTGATATGTTCAAAGCTGGAATTGTTGACCCAACAAAAGTAACACGTTCAGCACTTCAAAATGCGGCAAGTATTTCTGCTTCATTCTTAACAGCAGAAGCTGCA is a window of Turicibacter sanguinis DNA encoding:
- the rimI gene encoding ribosomal protein S18-alanine N-acetyltransferase, whose translation is MMIRKMKESDISVLNQIHEELFHQSFNFVDYAAEKMFHYGIVLEDKGEILGYLVGQLVFEMGDLFYIAVNPTKRGNGYGLKLMDKFISDAKCLLAETISLEVRVSNQPAISLYEKCGFLRASVRKNYYSDGEDALLMVYYFNT
- the tsaB gene encoding tRNA (adenosine(37)-N6)-threonylcarbamoyltransferase complex dimerization subunit type 1 TsaB, whose amino-acid sequence is MFVLGIDTSNTILSIALVKDGETLAELTEATKNDHSKKLMPAIQDLFKQVHATPQQLDRIVVAEGPGSYTGVRIGVTVAKMLAWTLEKELVGISSLAVIARNIEEEGLIIPLFDARRETVFAGVYDGKTHNVVLEDGHYELRQLLEHLKESPKTMYFLGNDVSRYWDLIVEYLGEQAVQTTDEELNIPHASMLIECAKDVKPVENIHLFVPKYHRLPEAEMNWLLEQKK
- the tsaD gene encoding tRNA (adenosine(37)-N6)-threonylcarbamoyltransferase complex transferase subunit TsaD, whose amino-acid sequence is MKKDVLVLAVESSCDETSVAVVKNGTEILANIVASQIKSHQRFGGVVPEVASRHHVESITGVFEEALEVANVTWSDIDAIAVTEGPGLVGSLLIGINAAKVLSFVHNIPLVGVHHIAGHIYANQLVEPLEFPLLALVVSGGHTELVYMKDHYDFEVIGETLDDAVGEAYDKVARTLKLPYPGGPHIDRLAAEGEDIYKLPRVWLDKEAYDFSFSGLKSAVINTVHNATQRGQEIVPQNLAASFQASVVEVLVEKTMRAARQYGVKQIIVAGGVSANKGLRHALEEAVSKNSDVKLTIPPLSLCTDNAAMIGAAGTQAYLKGHRSGLDMNGMPGMELQSL
- the groL gene encoding chaperonin GroEL (60 kDa chaperone family; promotes refolding of misfolded polypeptides especially under stressful conditions; forms two stacked rings of heptamers to form a barrel-shaped 14mer; ends can be capped by GroES; misfolded proteins enter the barrel where they are refolded when GroES binds), translating into MAKEILFAEDARRAMIRGVDKLADTVKVTLGPKGRNVILEQKFGAPQIINDGVSIAKEIELEDKFENMGARLVAQVASRTNDVAGDGTTTATVLAQAMIREGNKNIVAGANPMTIRRGMERAVKVAVEALKSASKPIEGKESIANVAAISAADEEIGKLIAEAMERVGNDGVITLEESKGFETTMDIVEGMQFDRGYLSSYMVTDTDKMEAILDNPYILVTDSKISTLQDILPILEQLVQTGRPMVIVADDVENEALAALVVNKLRGTFNVVAIKAPGFGDRRKRMLEDISILTGAELITEELGLELKNTTLDQCGHAGRVIVTKDHTTMVEGAGSQIDIQARIAQIRAELENTTSEFDREKLQERLAKLCGGVAVIKVGAATETELKERKLRIEDALNATRAAVQEGIVAGGGTAYMNIYNEVARIDAKGDEATGVKIVLKALEAPVRQIAENAGIDGSVIVYRLKELETGFGYNAATDEFVDMFKAGIVDPTKVTRSALQNAASISASFLTAEAAVVEIEKPQAAPAMPEMGGMPY
- a CDS encoding type III pantothenate kinase; its protein translation is MLVVIDVGNTNITLGVYNQDELIANFRLTTKMQRTSDEFGITILSFFRTKDINPLSIEAVLISSVVPKVMHSLTNGIRKYFNLEPMIVGPGVKTGISIKTENPKEVGADRIVDIAAAYHIYGGPALVIDFGTATTYDYVNEFGEFEFGVTSPGIEICAQALWTQAAKLPEIEIKKPESIVCRNTITSMQGGLVFGYIGQTEYIIKKVKEQVGKDLKVIATGGLGRIIFNETDMIDVYDPDLGFKGMKIIYQKTKQN
- a CDS encoding ECF transporter S component; the protein is MNSTRKKTKFLVLLTMFCSIEVVLMFTPLGFIPLGPIRATTLHIPVILAGMLLGVKGGAITGLVFGLGSVLINTITPTITSFVFTPFYSLGEYHGNLMSLVIAIGPRVLLGVMSALLYTWFKKRNHNVAGSAVTALVCTIMHSVLVLGMIYLFFGPSYAAAKGVDVSELFVLLMGLITTNSVLEAILATVVTTPLVKVLEPMMKKVM
- a CDS encoding ABC-F family ATP-binding cassette domain-containing protein, translating into MILLQTSKLTKLYSGTPILENVQFEVKKGERIAVVGRNGAGKSTLLKMIADEIDFDSGEIHKPQSVILGYFAQSSHVNSDDTIYNEMLKVFSKTLQLKKQLEELSLKMAEIDPTTEAYLKIIEQYQNMNHQFELMSGYTYEAEINNILNRFKFNEIGFDQKISNLSGGQKTRLALAKLLLQKPDILILDEPTNHLDIDTIEWLEGYLKKYSGAVVIVSHDRFFIDQIATTIYEIEYRKCTKYKGNYSDYIDQKAVAYSSLMKQYEKQQKEISKMEDFISRNIVRASTTKQAQSRRKKLEKMERIEIPKINDKSIGITFEIDRRSGNDVLKVENLSVGYDNQVITDDLNFQINRLDRVALIGPNGIGKSTILKTVAQTLPPLKGDIYYGKSLDMGYFDQEQANLNSSNTVLNEVWNCFPGRLEKDIRTLLGNFLFTGDDVFKTVNQLSGGEKVRLTLCKLMLEKNNFLLLDEPTNHLDIDSKEMLELSLEDYEGTVFFISHDRYFIDKIATRVLEVTPHGVTSYIGNYSDYTEKKQQLAEKEAALQAENSKKNDESTITDYQKQKEQRRLEQQRKRQLEDIETKISEYEEELAYNQAELFKEEVYLDTQKSAEVQSRIEELEQLLADAMETWESLA
- a CDS encoding co-chaperone GroES; protein product: MLKPLNNHVVLEVVEVELTTASGIILSREAAKPSHSEGVILAVGEGRILDNGQRLPLDVMVGQRVIYNGFGGTKVNHQGKDLVIVSSEDILAIVE
- the coaBC gene encoding bifunctional phosphopantothenoylcysteine decarboxylase/phosphopantothenate--cysteine ligase CoaBC, yielding MSKKTIVLGVTGGIAAFKSAQIASNLYKKGYDVHVIMTKNATEFIQPLTFETLTHNRVSIDTFDRNFEYNVNHISLAQRADLFVVAPASANCIAKFAHGLADDMLSTTFLAASCPKLIAPAMNTGMLTNPITQRNIKMCKEAGMQFIESGSGYLACGDIGAGRLADVDDIMDAIEWAIVKEKPLEGVKVVVTAGPTQEDLDPVRFITNHSSGKMGYSVARAARNLGANVTLISGPVNLRKPVGIEVINVRTATEMFEVFDSLKSQYDILIKSAAVSDYGVESVANQKLKKSGDRLTLEFVMNQDILAYAGQHKLPHQVVCGFAMETENLVEFATKKLINKKADMIVANQLTDEGAGFNKDTNLVTFITESNCEKLDLMSKEAVGYEILSRLMTMLMEKRGEVC
- a CDS encoding redox-sensing transcriptional repressor Rex, which produces MLSNIPNATIKRLALYRRCFVELDEMGVKRIQSSELSQKIGIDSATIRRDFSYLGELGRQGYGYEVRIVLEAFNNLLKTEDVQSCVLIGVGNLGRALLKYFSSDKFKKRVFRTPVNLVAGFDTDESLVGQCIGDLPLYHLDSLKDYIEEHKVTYVILTVPPTVAQAVATSLEGLGIKGILNLSSTVINVSEEITVHEVDLNMELETLFFYVFQKEQAGR